A stretch of Aphanothece sacrum FPU1 DNA encodes these proteins:
- the glcD gene encoding glycolate oxidase subunit GlcD, whose amino-acid sequence MLFNPLLNETDKQWKPIIKALETVVGKDGVIRRKEELLTYECDGLTSYRQRPALVVLPRTTEQVAATVKICHDYQIPWVARGAGTGLSGGALPVENCVLIVTARMQQILSIDLENQRVIVQPGIINNWVTQAVSGAGFYYAPDPSSQIICSIGGNVAENSGGVHCLKYGVTTNHVLGLKLVIPDGSIVDVGGSLPEMPGYDLTGLFVGSEGTLGIATEITLKILKTPEAICVLLADFMSLEAAGQSVTDIISSGIIPAGMEIMDNFCIRAVEDTVKTGCYPKDAEAILLVELDGLQVEVDANKQRVTQICRQNGAREITSANDLETRLKLWKGRKAAFAAAGNISPNYFVQDGVIPRTKLAEVLEKINKLGEEHGYKIANVFHAGDGNLHPLILYDNAIPGAWEEVEELGGEILKLCVNMGGSLSGEHGIGSDKNCYMPYMFNEIDLETMQWVRKVFNPDNLANPGKLFPTPRTCGEAANAKIEQFKGVELY is encoded by the coding sequence ATGTTATTTAATCCTCTCCTGAACGAAACGGACAAGCAATGGAAACCCATTATCAAAGCTTTAGAAACAGTGGTAGGCAAAGATGGAGTAATTCGCCGCAAAGAAGAACTATTAACCTATGAATGCGATGGACTGACCAGTTATCGTCAACGGCCGGCCCTGGTGGTATTACCTCGCACAACAGAACAAGTGGCGGCAACCGTCAAAATTTGTCATGATTATCAAATTCCTTGGGTAGCTAGAGGGGCTGGAACAGGATTATCAGGAGGGGCTTTACCTGTAGAAAATTGCGTTTTAATTGTCACTGCAAGGATGCAACAAATTCTCTCTATTGATTTAGAAAATCAGCGTGTAATAGTACAGCCAGGTATCATTAATAATTGGGTAACTCAAGCAGTTAGTGGGGCCGGTTTTTATTATGCGCCAGACCCTTCTAGTCAAATTATTTGTTCTATTGGAGGCAATGTTGCCGAAAATTCTGGAGGGGTTCATTGTCTTAAATATGGAGTAACAACTAATCATGTTTTAGGCTTAAAATTAGTGATTCCTGATGGGTCTATTGTGGATGTGGGGGGCAGTCTTCCTGAGATGCCTGGTTATGATTTAACTGGGTTATTTGTGGGGTCTGAAGGCACATTAGGTATTGCCACAGAAATCACTTTAAAAATATTGAAAACTCCCGAAGCCATTTGTGTTTTATTAGCTGATTTTATGAGTCTTGAAGCTGCCGGACAATCAGTAACAGATATTATTAGTTCGGGTATCATTCCAGCAGGGATGGAAATTATGGATAATTTCTGTATTCGGGCAGTAGAAGATACGGTTAAAACGGGTTGTTATCCCAAAGATGCTGAGGCAATTTTATTAGTAGAATTAGATGGTTTACAAGTTGAAGTTGATGCTAATAAACAACGAGTTACCCAAATTTGTCGTCAAAATGGGGCTAGAGAAATTACCTCCGCTAATGATTTAGAAACCCGTCTTAAATTATGGAAAGGTCGTAAAGCAGCCTTTGCAGCGGCCGGAAATATTAGCCCTAATTATTTTGTGCAAGATGGGGTTATTCCTCGCACTAAATTAGCTGAAGTGTTAGAAAAGATTAATAAGTTAGGAGAAGAACATGGTTATAAAATTGCTAATGTTTTTCATGCGGGAGATGGTAATTTACACCCGTTAATTCTTTATGATAATGCTATTCCTGGTGCTTGGGAAGAAGTGGAAGAATTAGGGGGAGAAATCCTTAAATTATGTGTTAACATGGGGGGAAGTTTATCTGGTGAACATGGCATTGGTTCTGATAAAAATTGTTATATGCCTTATATGTTTAACGAAATTGATTTAGAAACTATGCAATGGGTAAGAAAAGTATTTAATCCTGATAATTTAGCTAATCCTGGAAAACTTTTTCCAACTCCTCGTACTTGTGGAGAAGCAGCTAATGCTAAAATTGAGCAATTTAAGGGGGTAGAATTATATTAA
- a CDS encoding putative bifunctional diguanylate cyclase/phosphodiesterase, translating to MLPFQLEKREIFTTFSIGLTFISPNYNDGKEMVRDADIAMGRAKKAGRGRYEIFDHEMHTQALKLFDLETDLRKAIQQQEFEVYYQSILCLKSLKLVGFEALIRWQHSKKGLIHPGVFIPVAEETGLIIPMGQIVLNQACHQLKTWQNKFSLSQNLTVSVNLSSQQLRESEIINQIDTILEKTGLESNYLKVEITESLLIENTAIATIILKKLRERNIAICLDDFGTGYSSLSYLHRFPVDTIKIDRSFINRIGEPDAKLEIVQSIITLAHNLGMNIVAEGIETQEQLTYLQSLQCDFGQGYFFSKPLNKEQTETLLTD from the coding sequence ATGCTTCCATTTCAACTAGAAAAAAGAGAAATTTTTACAACTTTTAGTATTGGTTTAACTTTTATTTCTCCTAACTATAATGATGGGAAAGAGATGGTCAGAGATGCTGATATTGCTATGGGACGTGCCAAGAAAGCAGGTAGAGGGCGTTATGAAATATTTGATCATGAAATGCACACCCAGGCACTGAAATTATTTGACTTAGAAACTGACTTAAGAAAAGCGATTCAACAGCAAGAATTTGAGGTATATTATCAATCTATTTTGTGTTTAAAATCTTTAAAATTAGTTGGTTTTGAAGCATTAATTCGTTGGCAACATAGTAAAAAAGGATTAATTCATCCAGGTGTATTTATTCCTGTCGCCGAAGAAACAGGATTAATTATTCCCATGGGACAAATTGTTTTAAATCAAGCTTGTCATCAATTAAAAACTTGGCAGAATAAATTTTCTTTATCCCAAAATTTAACCGTCAGTGTTAATCTATCGAGTCAACAATTAAGAGAGTCGGAAATTATTAATCAAATTGATACTATTTTAGAAAAAACTGGATTAGAATCAAATTATTTGAAAGTAGAAATTACAGAAAGCTTGTTAATCGAAAATACAGCCATTGCTACCATTATTTTAAAGAAACTTAGAGAAAGAAATATTGCTATTTGTCTCGATGATTTTGGTACGGGTTATTCTTCATTGAGTTATCTACATCGTTTTCCAGTTGATACGATAAAAATTGATCGTTCTTTCATTAACCGTATCGGCGAACCAGATGCTAAACTAGAAATTGTTCAATCAATTATCACCCTAGCCCATAATTTAGGTATGAATATTGTAGCTGAAGGCATTGAAACTCAAGAACAACTCACCTATCTTCAATCTTTGCAATGCGATTTTGGTCAAGGATACTTTTTTAGTAAACCTTTAAATAAAGAGCAAACTGAAACATTATTAACTGATTAA
- a CDS encoding response regulator: MITSSIPILDANILIVDDKPSNLRILSTILTKQGYKVRAIVSGKMALIAAQTMPPDLILLDIKMPDIDGYEICKQLKQNPDTSHIPVIFLSALQDIADKVKAFEVGGVDYIIKPFQFEEVLARVSTHLELQEVKFKLQQLNLELEKTVKQRTIDLKSIEQQLIYESSHDYLTKLPNRSLFLERVELALKRAKKTKNYLFAVLLLDLDRFKVINDSDGHQVGDDLLVAISEKLQTLIRSTDTIARLGGDEFALLLEPISDISETLKITERIRQ, encoded by the coding sequence ATGATAACTTCTTCTATCCCTATTTTAGACGCAAATATTTTAATTGTTGATGATAAGCCAAGTAATTTGCGTATTTTATCCACAATACTGACTAAACAAGGATATAAAGTGCGGGCAATAGTTAGCGGTAAAATGGCCTTAATTGCGGCACAAACTATGCCCCCTGATTTAATTTTACTCGATATTAAAATGCCTGATATTGATGGTTATGAAATTTGTAAACAATTGAAACAAAATCCAGATACTTCTCATATTCCTGTCATTTTTTTAAGCGCGCTTCAGGATATAGCTGATAAAGTTAAAGCTTTTGAAGTCGGGGGAGTAGACTATATTATTAAACCTTTTCAATTTGAAGAAGTTTTAGCCAGGGTTTCAACTCATTTGGAGTTACAAGAGGTTAAATTTAAACTCCAACAATTAAACTTAGAATTAGAAAAAACAGTTAAACAACGCACCATTGATCTCAAATCAATTGAGCAGCAATTAATTTATGAGTCTAGTCATGATTATCTCACAAAATTACCCAATCGTTCCTTATTCTTAGAACGAGTAGAACTGGCGTTAAAAAGGGCTAAAAAAACAAAAAATTATTTATTTGCTGTTTTATTATTAGATTTAGATCGGTTTAAAGTGATTAATGATAGTGATGGTCATCAAGTAGGAGATGACTTACTTGTAGCAATTTCTGAAAAATTACAAACTCTAATTCGTTCAACTGATACGATTGCTCGTCTTGGTGGGGATGAATTTGCTTTACTACTTGAACCAATTTCCGATATTAGTGAAACTCTCAAAATTACCGAAAGAATTAGACAATAA
- a CDS encoding glutaminase, with protein sequence MTQISNLTTQELSNWLTQAAKLAKTGKLPDYIPLLQENNPNLLAVCLLSIDQKIKTEGDINKIFPLMSIIKPFLLLYVLSQFGQESIFKKVGRKPSKYPFNSVKQIYLDQGFPRNPMINSGAITLASLLPGTDGQSRCNNLQKWLNNYGNCNLFLDEFMLESVASLPNMNNYIIVQELMDKGHITDPDQALDSYNHICCLSGTITDLAKLGLLLAKCPDSLSQENCLIVREIMTTCGLYEASADFAQQVGLPTKSGVSGAILSIIPEQGTIACYSPPLNAQGNSVASLFMIQKIAQWLNN encoded by the coding sequence ATGACTCAAATTAGTAATTTAACTACTCAAGAATTATCTAACTGGTTAACGCAAGCAGCTAAACTAGCAAAAACAGGTAAACTGCCTGATTATATACCCTTATTACAAGAAAATAATCCTAATTTATTAGCCGTTTGTCTTCTTAGTATAGACCAGAAAATTAAAACAGAGGGAGACATTAATAAAATTTTTCCTTTAATGAGTATTATTAAACCATTTCTCTTATTATATGTCCTCTCTCAATTTGGTCAAGAATCCATCTTTAAAAAAGTAGGACGTAAACCCTCTAAATATCCTTTTAATTCCGTCAAACAAATTTATTTAGATCAGGGTTTTCCCAGAAATCCTATGATTAATAGTGGGGCTATAACTTTAGCTTCTTTACTTCCTGGAACCGATGGGCAATCACGGTGTAATAATTTACAAAAATGGCTCAATAACTATGGTAATTGTAACTTATTTTTAGACGAATTTATGTTAGAGTCTGTTGCATCTTTACCCAATATGAATAATTATATAATTGTTCAAGAATTAATGGATAAAGGTCATATTACAGATCCCGATCAAGCATTAGACTCTTATAATCATATTTGCTGTTTATCCGGGACAATTACTGATTTAGCTAAACTAGGGTTATTATTAGCAAAATGTCCTGATTCACTCTCTCAAGAAAATTGTTTAATTGTCAGGGAAATAATGACTACTTGTGGACTTTATGAAGCATCAGCAGACTTTGCTCAACAAGTAGGACTGCCCACAAAATCAGGGGTTAGTGGAGCTATTTTATCTATTATACCAGAACAAGGAACGATCGCTTGTTATAGTCCTCCTCTTAATGCACAGGGTAACTCAGTTGCTAGTTTATTTATGATCCAAAAAATTGCTCAATGGTTAAACAATTAA
- a CDS encoding tetratricopeptide repeat protein, with translation MSDSNLLSNRYNQLIDSIIDLTLQGKIRSKEQVYRMLVQDIVKGTGEVFERLLFDRMEVTKAQLETKVKATRVLRGLQTIQGEWERWQQENQVDQAITTVAEQIKQADPNHYLIPFLGAIDNNNPQGLSKDQLFKLAQSLKANSQSLVETELGDGILDGLKSFSTLEPDLISWIYEQNQGALGFGAEKSGPWIFWAKNVSSPLIKQLFNSLAQNESVINFVQVSYQGELRAWVELILVLKYLQQGLVIWFDQQPYNAKFGQKNSYSTFLSFANIWSQLSQGFQGLKNELRESCFLMMLQIFRQFTRREDFPFYSGIFASFSGNYLQETLQYFDAPLLQVERTQEKARILTLLGYSQRTLGNYKQAQNFHEEALDIAREASDFPCEIANLNHLSRIFVQQKNHDDAINYSQRALILSRQVGNRLGEANALVNLGYGEIFRAKQIDVMEAEIYEQAISYLQQGLKISERLDEHQSQALAYNSLGIAYLVLSQPATAITTLEKGTQMALISGDIYLQGINFAYLAEAYHNLGNLSQAIGNACLGMYLLARINSGEWRQSAGLLTIIKGQISQNNFDNILEQNRSQIVKIIGVDGYNYLGQLLDKYQ, from the coding sequence ATGTCTGATTCCAACCTTTTATCTAACCGCTATAACCAATTAATTGATTCTATTATTGACTTAACTCTTCAAGGGAAAATTCGCTCTAAAGAACAAGTCTATCGAATGTTAGTTCAGGACATTGTTAAAGGGACAGGCGAAGTTTTTGAACGTCTTTTGTTTGACCGTATGGAAGTTACTAAAGCACAATTAGAGACAAAAGTCAAGGCTACTCGTGTTTTGCGAGGCTTACAAACTATTCAGGGAGAATGGGAAAGATGGCAACAAGAAAATCAAGTTGATCAGGCGATCACTACTGTAGCAGAACAGATTAAACAAGCTGATCCTAATCATTATCTTATACCATTTTTAGGAGCAATTGATAATAATAATCCTCAAGGTTTAAGCAAGGATCAATTATTCAAATTAGCTCAATCTTTAAAAGCAAATAGTCAGTCACTCGTAGAAACTGAGTTAGGGGATGGTATTCTTGATGGATTAAAGTCTTTTTCTACCTTAGAACCTGATTTAATTAGTTGGATTTATGAACAGAATCAAGGGGCTTTAGGATTTGGAGCAGAAAAATCAGGCCCTTGGATTTTTTGGGCAAAAAATGTCAGTAGTCCCTTAATTAAACAACTGTTTAACAGTTTAGCACAAAATGAATCAGTGATCAATTTTGTTCAAGTTTCTTATCAGGGAGAATTAAGGGCTTGGGTTGAGTTAATTTTAGTGCTTAAATATTTACAACAAGGTTTAGTTATTTGGTTTGATCAACAGCCTTATAATGCTAAATTTGGTCAAAAAAATTCTTATAGTACCTTTCTCAGCTTTGCTAATATCTGGAGTCAATTATCTCAAGGATTTCAGGGGTTAAAAAATGAGTTAAGAGAAAGTTGTTTTTTGATGATGTTACAGATTTTTCGTCAGTTTACTCGTCGAGAAGATTTTCCTTTTTATAGTGGTATTTTTGCTTCATTTTCCGGTAATTATCTACAAGAAACTCTCCAATATTTCGATGCGCCTCTCCTACAAGTTGAACGGACTCAAGAAAAAGCTCGTATTCTCACCTTATTAGGTTATTCTCAACGAACTTTAGGTAATTATAAACAGGCTCAAAATTTTCATGAAGAAGCCTTAGACATTGCTCGTGAAGCTTCTGACTTTCCTTGCGAAATTGCTAACTTAAATCATTTAAGTCGGATTTTTGTTCAACAAAAAAATCATGATGATGCGATTAATTATAGTCAACGAGCCTTAATTTTATCTCGTCAGGTTGGTAACAGGTTAGGAGAAGCTAATGCACTGGTTAATTTGGGCTATGGGGAGATTTTTCGAGCTAAACAAATTGACGTAATGGAAGCCGAAATTTATGAACAAGCTATTAGTTATTTACAACAAGGTTTAAAGATATCTGAAAGATTAGATGAACATCAAAGCCAAGCTTTAGCTTATAATAGTTTAGGTATTGCTTATCTGGTTTTATCTCAACCGGCTACAGCTATTACAACTTTAGAAAAAGGAACTCAAATGGCTTTAATTTCAGGGGATATCTATCTTCAAGGAATTAATTTTGCTTATCTTGCAGAAGCTTATCATAATTTAGGTAATTTGTCTCAAGCAATAGGAAATGCTTGTCTAGGAATGTATCTTTTAGCACGCATTAATTCGGGAGAATGGCGACAATCTGCTGGTTTACTAACTATCATTAAAGGACAAATTAGTCAAAATAATTTTGATAATATTTTAGAACAAAATCGCTCTCAAATTGTCAAAATTATTGGAGTTGATGGTTATAATTATTTGGGTCAATTATTAGATAAATATCAGTAG
- a CDS encoding Uma2 family endonuclease translates to MVSFLDVDEDVLFPDSDEQPMADNTEQYEWIVKIKENLEIIFINNPQVFIAGDLLWYPLKSTLVAPVAPDVMVAFGRPKGKRGSYRQWREENIPPQVVFEILSPNNTKAEMTRKLEFYNIYGVEEYYLYNPKKLRFQGWQRETKKLTEIIPINNWISPRLGIRFVVDSSGLEIYRPDGQKFLTSIELDNQVQQERQRAETEKLKADKQKLKADKQKRRADRLAQRLRELGVNLEEE, encoded by the coding sequence ATGGTCAGTTTTTTAGACGTTGATGAGGATGTATTATTTCCTGATAGTGATGAGCAACCGATGGCGGACAATACAGAACAATATGAATGGATTGTTAAAATAAAAGAAAATTTAGAAATTATTTTTATTAATAATCCCCAGGTTTTTATTGCGGGAGATTTACTCTGGTATCCTCTGAAATCTACTTTAGTTGCCCCGGTTGCACCTGATGTCATGGTAGCATTTGGTCGTCCCAAAGGGAAACGAGGTTCCTATCGACAATGGAGAGAGGAAAATATTCCCCCGCAAGTGGTTTTTGAGATTCTTTCACCTAATAATACTAAGGCAGAAATGACCAGAAAATTGGAATTTTATAACATTTATGGTGTGGAAGAATATTATCTGTATAATCCCAAAAAATTAAGGTTTCAAGGATGGCAACGGGAGACAAAAAAATTAACAGAAATTATCCCTATCAATAACTGGATTAGTCCCCGTTTAGGTATTCGTTTTGTAGTTGATTCATCAGGTTTAGAAATCTATCGTCCTGATGGACAAAAGTTTTTAACCTCTATAGAATTAGATAATCAAGTTCAACAAGAAAGACAAAGGGCCGAGACTGAAAAACTAAAGGCTGATAAACAAAAACTAAAGGCTGATAAACAAAAACGAAGGGCTGATAGATTAGCGCAACGATTACGAGAATTAGGGGTTAATTTAGAAGAAGAATAA
- a CDS encoding Uma2 family endonuclease — MVSFLDVDEDLLFPDSDGQPMADNTEQYEWIVKIKENLEIIFINNPQVFIAGDLLWYPLKSTLVAPVAPDVMVAFGRPKGKRGSYRQWREENIPPQVVFEILSPNNTKAEMTRKLEFYNIYGVEEYYLYNPKKLRFQGWQRETKKLTEIIPINNWISPRLGIRFVVDSSGLEIYRPDGQKFLTSIELDNQVQQERQRAETEKLKAQAERQRAETEKLKAQAERQRAETEKLKAEKQKLKADKQKRRADILAQRLRELGVNLEEE; from the coding sequence ATGGTCAGTTTTTTAGACGTTGATGAAGATCTATTATTTCCTGATAGCGATGGTCAACCGATGGCGGACAATACAGAACAATATGAATGGATTGTTAAAATAAAAGAAAATTTAGAAATTATTTTTATTAATAATCCCCAGGTTTTTATTGCGGGAGATTTACTCTGGTATCCTCTGAAATCTACTTTAGTTGCCCCGGTTGCACCTGATGTCATGGTAGCATTTGGTCGTCCCAAAGGGAAACGAGGTTCCTATCGACAATGGAGAGAGGAAAATATTCCCCCGCAAGTGGTTTTTGAGATTCTTTCACCTAATAATACTAAGGCAGAAATGACCAGAAAATTGGAATTTTATAACATTTATGGTGTGGAAGAATATTATCTGTATAATCCCAAAAAATTAAGGTTTCAAGGATGGCAACGGGAGACAAAAAAATTAACAGAAATTATCCCTATCAATAACTGGATTAGTCCCCGTTTAGGTATTCGTTTTGTAGTTGATTCATCAGGTTTAGAAATCTATCGTCCTGATGGACAAAAGTTTTTAACCTCTATAGAATTAGATAATCAAGTTCAACAAGAAAGACAAAGGGCCGAGACTGAAAAACTAAAAGCTCAAGCTGAAAGACAACGCGCTGAAACTGAAAAACTAAAAGCTCAAGCTGAAAGACAACGCGCTGAAACTGAAAAACTAAAGGCTGAAAAACAAAAACTAAAGGCTGATAAACAAAAACGAAGGGCTGATATATTAGCGCAACGATTACGAGAATTAGGGGTTAATTTAGAAGAAGAATAA
- a CDS encoding alanine--glyoxylate aminotransferase family protein: protein MNIATPTHPQPLNLPPRLLLGPGPSNANPRVLAAMSLPPIGHLDPFYLQVMDEIQTLLRYVWQTQNPLTISVSGTGSAGMEATLANVVEPGDVVLVGVMGYFGHRLVDMATRYGGDVRQLTKPWGQVFSLEELKQGLETHRPAVLALVNAETSTGARQPLEGVGELCREYNCLLLIDTVTSLGGVPLYLDDWGVDLAYSCSQKGLGCPPGLSPFTMSSRAWDKLQNRKTTVTNWYLDMNLLSRYWGEPRTYHHTAPCNMNYGLREALTLIVEEGLENCWQRHRTNAELLWEGLADLGLNCHVDLEFRLPTLTTVRVPDGVDAKAVSSKLLKEYNIEIGGGLGELAGIVWRIGLMGYNSRPENVILLLEALKKALPPTGCVGNTSY, encoded by the coding sequence ATGAATATTGCCACCCCTACCCATCCCCAACCCTTAAACCTACCCCCACGCTTATTATTAGGGCCTGGGCCATCAAATGCTAACCCTCGCGTTTTAGCCGCCATGAGTCTTCCCCCCATTGGCCATCTTGATCCATTTTATCTGCAAGTGATGGACGAGATCCAAACTTTGTTAAGATATGTTTGGCAAACCCAAAACCCTCTAACCATCTCTGTAAGTGGTACAGGAAGTGCAGGAATGGAAGCGACCCTAGCAAACGTCGTTGAACCTGGAGACGTAGTATTAGTAGGAGTGATGGGATATTTTGGTCATCGTTTAGTAGATATGGCCACCCGTTATGGGGGAGACGTGCGTCAACTGACTAAACCTTGGGGACAGGTCTTTAGTTTAGAAGAATTAAAACAAGGGTTAGAAACCCATCGTCCAGCCGTGTTAGCCTTAGTCAATGCAGAAACCTCTACCGGGGCCAGACAACCCTTAGAAGGTGTGGGAGAGTTGTGTAGAGAGTATAATTGCTTGTTATTGATAGATACGGTCACCAGTTTAGGGGGTGTTCCTCTGTATTTAGATGACTGGGGAGTAGATTTAGCCTATAGTTGTAGTCAAAAAGGGTTAGGATGTCCTCCTGGACTGTCTCCCTTTACCATGAGTTCTCGCGCTTGGGATAAACTGCAAAACCGTAAAACGACCGTGACTAACTGGTATTTAGATATGAACCTATTGAGTCGTTATTGGGGAGAACCCAGGACATATCATCATACAGCCCCTTGTAACATGAATTATGGATTACGAGAAGCCCTGACCTTAATTGTAGAAGAAGGCTTAGAAAATTGTTGGCAACGTCATCGGACTAATGCAGAATTATTGTGGGAAGGATTAGCCGATTTAGGGTTAAATTGTCATGTAGACTTAGAATTTCGTCTACCTACTTTAACTACTGTGCGGGTTCCTGACGGAGTAGACGCAAAAGCAGTATCCAGTAAACTTTTAAAAGAGTATAATATTGAAATTGGCGGTGGTTTAGGCGAATTAGCAGGTATTGTCTGGCGTATTGGGTTAATGGGTTATAACTCTCGCCCAGAAAATGTAATATTGCTCTTAGAAGCTTTGAAAAAAGCTCTTCCACCCACCGGATGCGTTGGGAACACATCCTACTAA
- a CDS encoding GuaB3 family IMP dehydrogenase-related protein, whose protein sequence is MDIIIGKGKTARRAYGIDEIALAPGGRTLDPSLADTTWKIGGIERNIPILASAMDGVVDVKMAVLLSELGAIGVLNLEGIQTRYEDPNPILDRIASVGKTEFVGLMQELYAEPVKPALIQQRIAQIKAQGGITAVSLTPAGASQYGAIVAEAGADLVFVQATVVSTAHLSPESIIALDLGQFCQEMPMPVILGNCVTYEVAMNLMKTGAAAILVGIGPGAACTSRGVLGVGVPQATAVADCAAARDDYQRETGRYVPVIADGGIVTGGDICKCIACGADAVMIGSPIARAAEAPGRGYHWGMATPSPVLPRGTRISVGTTGTIEEILTGPAKLDDGTHNLLGCLKTSMGTLGAKNMKEMQQVEVIIAPSLLTEGKVYQKAQQLGMGK, encoded by the coding sequence GTGGATATTATTATAGGTAAAGGTAAAACTGCTCGGCGAGCTTACGGAATTGATGAAATTGCCCTAGCTCCTGGGGGACGCACTCTAGATCCAAGTTTAGCAGATACCACTTGGAAAATTGGGGGAATTGAACGCAATATCCCGATTTTAGCCAGTGCTATGGATGGGGTGGTTGATGTCAAAATGGCGGTATTATTGTCGGAATTAGGGGCTATTGGGGTTCTTAACTTAGAAGGCATTCAGACCCGTTATGAAGATCCTAACCCCATTTTAGACCGTATTGCTTCAGTGGGCAAAACTGAATTTGTCGGGTTAATGCAAGAACTCTACGCTGAACCTGTCAAACCCGCATTAATTCAACAACGCATTGCCCAGATAAAAGCCCAAGGAGGCATTACGGCAGTCAGTTTGACCCCGGCCGGAGCTTCTCAATATGGAGCGATTGTAGCCGAAGCAGGAGCGGATTTAGTCTTTGTCCAAGCGACCGTAGTTTCTACGGCCCATCTGTCTCCAGAATCAATTATTGCCTTAGATTTAGGACAATTTTGTCAAGAAATGCCTATGCCTGTCATTTTAGGCAATTGTGTCACCTATGAAGTTGCCATGAACTTGATGAAAACAGGGGCCGCGGCCATATTAGTAGGAATTGGGCCAGGGGCCGCCTGTACTTCTCGCGGTGTCTTAGGGGTAGGAGTTCCCCAAGCAACGGCCGTCGCTGACTGTGCAGCAGCACGAGATGATTATCAACGCGAAACCGGACGCTATGTCCCAGTTATTGCCGATGGTGGTATTGTTACAGGAGGAGATATCTGTAAATGTATTGCTTGTGGTGCAGATGCGGTGATGATTGGTTCTCCCATTGCTCGTGCGGCCGAAGCTCCTGGCCGGGGTTATCATTGGGGTATGGCTACACCTTCTCCTGTGTTACCCAGAGGAACCCGTATTAGTGTAGGAACCACCGGAACTATCGAAGAAATTTTGACCGGGCCTGCTAAATTAGATGATGGGACGCACAATCTTTTAGGATGTCTCAAAACCAGTATGGGAACCCTTGGAGCTAAAAATATGAAGGAAATGCAGCAAGTTGAGGTGATAATTGCTCCCTCTTTACTAACTGAAGGCAAAGTTTATCAAAAAGCTCAACAATTAGGTATGGGTAAATAA
- a CDS encoding MinD/ParA family ATP-binding protein, translating to MTEIVSIHSYRGGTGKSNMTANLATTMALLGKRVGIVDTDIQSPGIHILFRLDETKIHKTLNDYLWDEGCSAEEIAYDVSYVLNNSNVQVNNPNGKIYLIPSSMKSEDIATILSEGYDVELLQRGFFEVIETFNLDYLFVDTHPGLNEETLLSIGLSSTLVIILRPDQQDYLGTAVIVEVAKELEVPKMLLVVNKALPDFDFGILKDKVHETYQLPVAGILPLSTEMLRLGSQGLFCLQHPDHPLTKEIQRIVQHIQN from the coding sequence ATGACTGAAATTGTCTCTATCCATTCTTATCGGGGTGGAACCGGAAAATCTAATATGACTGCTAACCTGGCAACCACTATGGCATTGTTAGGTAAGCGTGTTGGTATTGTGGATACCGATATACAATCTCCAGGGATACATATTCTGTTTCGTCTGGATGAAACAAAAATTCATAAAACCCTCAATGATTATTTGTGGGATGAAGGTTGTTCTGCTGAAGAAATTGCTTATGATGTCAGTTATGTTTTAAATAATTCTAACGTACAAGTTAATAACCCTAACGGCAAAATTTATCTCATTCCTTCGAGTATGAAAAGTGAAGATATTGCCACTATTTTGAGTGAAGGTTATGATGTGGAATTACTGCAAAGGGGCTTTTTTGAAGTTATCGAGACGTTTAATCTAGATTATTTGTTTGTTGATACTCATCCTGGATTAAACGAAGAAACCCTGCTTTCTATCGGACTTTCAAGCACCTTAGTAATTATCTTGCGCCCTGATCAACAGGACTATTTAGGCACTGCTGTTATTGTAGAAGTTGCCAAAGAATTAGAAGTTCCCAAAATGCTTTTAGTGGTCAATAAAGCGTTACCTGACTTTGATTTTGGCATTCTCAAAGATAAGGTTCATGAGACCTATCAACTCCCAGTAGCGGGAATTTTACCTCTTTCGACAGAAATGCTACGTTTAGGTAGTCAAGGACTATTTTGTTTACAACATCCTGACCATCCCTTAACCAAGGAAATACAACGCATTGTCCAGCATATTCAAAACTAA